In a single window of the Cydia splendana chromosome 20, ilCydSple1.2, whole genome shotgun sequence genome:
- the LOC134800750 gene encoding sister chromatid cohesion protein DCC1 isoform X1, with product MEDGEERTSEDVRKIIKTAKLHESELTEVTQVLRFPDAGSQKQNLSLMLLDANLLKEIEEGNELIFKGDPEENVVLCTSTKTYDVKEAETSNSLLLVPDLLSAANTGLDETIANNSMDDSDTSFEKSNNSLNKSTESDEGEKPPRKIEYKEVINTFFTYYELKPCKPRLNKLQKLLEASRFQGLELEYAIDKSTLLTYEAIFEEVQASRTELNEELENIQAIEIDGFYRLLEFDYEFRVLSYMLDLIEENSWPLEKISKEITLESLKDLVPSPIIESMFKFYTEESVEEDGIQYYKYKQEKVCRFLARVLLKSAGKFNLTEFMQAWRDSVPEGMVTDESMLWGIALVDKSSSPPVVWGFTEAELPGNINERFKVLFQAKPKWTVDQISPYIECYATEKLNVNALLTKYARASTQDGVCVLNQTYEISTQPRC from the exons cGAGGAAAGAACATCCGAGGATgtcagaaaaataataaaaactgcaAAACTCCATGAGTCGGAGCTAACTGAGGTGACCCAGGTGTTAAGGTTCCCTGACGCCGGCAGCCAGAAACAAAACCTAAGTCTGATGCTGCTCGATGCTAATTTACTGAAAGAAATCGAGGAGGGCAATGAACTGATATTCAAAG GCGATCCTGAAGAAAACGTCGTCCTCTGCACATCCACCAAAACATACGACGTTAAAGAGGCGGAGACTTCCAACAGCCTATTATTAGTGCCAGACTTGCTTTCCGCTGCCAACACAGGGTTAGATGAAACCATAGCCAATAACTCTATGGATGACTCCGACACATCCTTTGAGAAATCTAATAATTCCTTAAACAAATCCACTGAATCTGATGAAGGTGAGAAACCTCCAAGAAAAATAGAGTACAAAGAAGTTATAAacactttttttacttattacgAATTAAAACCGTGTAAACCTCGTTTAAATAAGTTGCAAAAATTGCTAGAAGCTTCTAGATTCCAAGGTCTAGAGCTGGAATATGCTATTGACAAATCTACGCTTTTAACTTATGAAGCGATTTTCGAAGAAGTTCAAGCGTCGAGAACGGAATTAAATGAGGAACTTGAAAATATTCAAGCTATTGAAATAGACGGTTTTTATAGACTACTTGAGTTTGACTACGAATTTAGGGTTCTATCATACATGCTCGACCTTATTGAAGAAAATTCCTGGCCGTTAGAGAAAATATCGAAAGAAATAACTTTAGAAAGTTTGAAAGACTTAGTTCCTTCGCCGATTATAGAAAGTATGTTCAAGTTTTATACTGAAGAGTCTGTAGAGGAAGATGGGATTCAGTATTATAAGTATAAGCAGGAGAAAGTGTGCAGGTTTCTGGCGAGagttttattgaagagtgctgGCAAAttcaatttgacagagtttATGCAGGCTTGGAGGGATTCAGTGCCGGAGGGAATGGTAACAGAT GAGTCAATGCTATGGGGTATAGCGTTGGTGGACAAGAGCAGCTCCCCGCCGGTAGTGTGGGGCTTCACGGAGGCCGAGCTGCCCGGGAACATCAACGAGCGGTTCAAGGTTCTGTTCCAGGCCAAGCCAAAGTGGACCGTCGACCAGATATCGCCGTACATCGA ATGTTACGCCACAGAAAAGCTGAACGTCAACGCTCTGCTGACGAAATACG CGCGAGCCTCCACACAAGATGGGGTCTGTGTTCTCAACCAAACATATGAAATAAGTACTCAACCTCGTTGTTAA
- the LOC134800750 gene encoding sister chromatid cohesion protein DCC1 isoform X2, which translates to MEDGEERTSEDVRKIIKTAKLHESELTEVTQVLRFPDAGSQKQNLSLMLLDANLLKEIEEGNELIFKGDPEENVVLCTSTKTYDVKEAETSNSLLLVPDLLSAANTGLDETIANNSMDDSDTSFEKSNNSLNKSTESDEGEKPPRKIEYKEVINTFFTYYELKPCKPRLNKLQKLLEASRFQGLELEYAIDKSTLLTYEAIFEEVQASRTELNEELENIQAIEIDGFYRLLEFDYEFRVLSYMLDLIEENSWPLEKISKEITLESLKDLVPSPIIESMFKFYTEESVEEDGIQYYKYKQEKVCRFLARVLLKSAGKFNLTEFMQAWRDSVPEGMVTDESMLWGIALVDKSSSPPVVWGFTEAELPGNINERFKVLFQAKPKWTVDQISPYIECYATEKLNVNALLTKYARASTQDGVRVFSAKHMK; encoded by the exons cGAGGAAAGAACATCCGAGGATgtcagaaaaataataaaaactgcaAAACTCCATGAGTCGGAGCTAACTGAGGTGACCCAGGTGTTAAGGTTCCCTGACGCCGGCAGCCAGAAACAAAACCTAAGTCTGATGCTGCTCGATGCTAATTTACTGAAAGAAATCGAGGAGGGCAATGAACTGATATTCAAAG GCGATCCTGAAGAAAACGTCGTCCTCTGCACATCCACCAAAACATACGACGTTAAAGAGGCGGAGACTTCCAACAGCCTATTATTAGTGCCAGACTTGCTTTCCGCTGCCAACACAGGGTTAGATGAAACCATAGCCAATAACTCTATGGATGACTCCGACACATCCTTTGAGAAATCTAATAATTCCTTAAACAAATCCACTGAATCTGATGAAGGTGAGAAACCTCCAAGAAAAATAGAGTACAAAGAAGTTATAAacactttttttacttattacgAATTAAAACCGTGTAAACCTCGTTTAAATAAGTTGCAAAAATTGCTAGAAGCTTCTAGATTCCAAGGTCTAGAGCTGGAATATGCTATTGACAAATCTACGCTTTTAACTTATGAAGCGATTTTCGAAGAAGTTCAAGCGTCGAGAACGGAATTAAATGAGGAACTTGAAAATATTCAAGCTATTGAAATAGACGGTTTTTATAGACTACTTGAGTTTGACTACGAATTTAGGGTTCTATCATACATGCTCGACCTTATTGAAGAAAATTCCTGGCCGTTAGAGAAAATATCGAAAGAAATAACTTTAGAAAGTTTGAAAGACTTAGTTCCTTCGCCGATTATAGAAAGTATGTTCAAGTTTTATACTGAAGAGTCTGTAGAGGAAGATGGGATTCAGTATTATAAGTATAAGCAGGAGAAAGTGTGCAGGTTTCTGGCGAGagttttattgaagagtgctgGCAAAttcaatttgacagagtttATGCAGGCTTGGAGGGATTCAGTGCCGGAGGGAATGGTAACAGAT GAGTCAATGCTATGGGGTATAGCGTTGGTGGACAAGAGCAGCTCCCCGCCGGTAGTGTGGGGCTTCACGGAGGCCGAGCTGCCCGGGAACATCAACGAGCGGTTCAAGGTTCTGTTCCAGGCCAAGCCAAAGTGGACCGTCGACCAGATATCGCCGTACATCGA ATGTTACGCCACAGAAAAGCTGAACGTCAACGCTCTGCTGACGAAATACGCGCGAGCGTCTACACAAGATGGCGTCAGGGTATTCTCAGCCAAACATATGAAATAA